The Daucus carota subsp. sativus chromosome 9, DH1 v3.0, whole genome shotgun sequence genome window below encodes:
- the LOC108202834 gene encoding protein NRT1/ PTR FAMILY 1.2, giving the protein MEEAHKMNKEPLLEPANPKGGFRTLPFIIANEAFERVASFGLLPNMIKYLMNEYHMSMVAGTNLISIWSAATNFLPVVGAFIADSFAGRYPVIGVGSLISLVGMALFWSTSMIPQARPPPCIDSSISCSSPTAVQVYVLCLSLGLMSIGAGGIRSSSLAFGVDQLSGQDNHKSESALKKYYAWYYASIVLGVIIALSCVTYIQDHLGWKIGFAVPVVLMFVSALSFFLATPFYIKLQNKTSLLTDFLQVIVASFRNRHLTVSPDSTTTEYHNKKGSEMVVPSNKLRFLNKACIISDPQQYMSDDERIADSWSLCTVHQVEELKAVLKVIPLWSTGVMMSVTISQPSFPVLQAGSMDRHVTSGFEIPAGSFSVFAVISVVLWVALYESFILPLASVIMKKPVRLTTKQRMGAGIFVSFLSVAVTAVIENIRRRIAIKQGLIDDPTAIVNMSAMWLIIPNCLIGIAEVFNAIGQIEFYLSEFPRSMSSIASTLQGLGTCAGNLLATAIFNFVDRVSSGEGKQSWVSSNINRGHYDYYYGVLAGLSLLNLLYFLLCSWAYGPYEVDRIEVLDEGVG; this is encoded by the exons ATGGAGGAAGCCCACAAAATGAACAAGGAGCCTCTGTTGGAGCCCGCCAATCCCAAGGGTGGTTTCAGAACTCTCCCATTCATTATAG CAAATGAGGCGTTTGAAAGAGTGGCGAGTTTCGGGTTATTACCGAACATGATAAAGTATTTGATGAATGAGTATCATATGAGTATGGTTGCGGGGACTAATCTCATTAGTATCTGGTCGGCTGCCACGAATTTCTTGCCGGTTGTTGGGGCTTTTATTGCTGATTCTTTTGCCGGCCGCTACCCGGTCATCGGAGTTGGATCACTCATAAGTCTCGTG GGAATGGCACTGTTTTGGTCAACATCGATGATTCCTCAGGCAAGGCCTCCACCATGCATTGATTCTAGTATCAGCTGCAGCTCCCCTACAGCTGTGCaagtttatgtattatgttTGTCTTTAGGACTCATGTCAATTGGTGCTGGGGGCATCAGATCATCTTCCTTGGCATTTGGTGTCGATCAACTATCTGGGCAAGACAACCATAAAAGTGAGTCTGCCCTAAAGAAATACTATGCATGGTACTATGCAAGTATAGTGCTTGGTGTTATTATAGCTTTATCTTGCGTTACATATATTCAAGATCACTTGGGGTGGAAAATTGGTTTCGCAGTTCCTGTTGTACTCATGTTTGTATCAGCACTTTCATTCTTTTTGGCAACTCCCTTTTACATCAAGTTACAGAACAAAACAAGCCTGCTTACTGATTTCCTTCAAGTGATCGTTGCATCCTTTCGGAACAGACATCTAACAGTATCACCGGACAGCACAACGACGGAGTATCACAACAAGAAGGGGTCTGAAATGGTTGTGCCAAGTAATAAACTGAG GTTTCTGAATAAAGCTTGCATTATCAGTGATCCTCAGCAATATATGAGTGATGATGAAAGAATTGCAGACTCGTGGAGTCTTTGCACAGTTCATCAAGTAGAGGAGTTAAAAGCAGTGCTGAAGGTGATCCCATTGTGGTCAACAGGAGTGATGATGTCTGTGACCATAAGTCAACCTTCTTTTCCTGTACTTCAAGCCGGATCCATGGATAGACATGTTACATCAGGGTTTGAAATTCCAGCAGGTTCTTTTAGTGTGTTTGCAGTTATTTCTGTTGTACTATGGGTTGCTCTATACGAGAGCTTCATACTCCCCTTAGCATCAGTAATAATGAAAAAACCTGTCCGTCTGACCACAAAACAAAGAATGGGTGCCGGAATCTTCGTGTCTTTCCTGTCTGTAGCAGTGACAGCAGTCATAGAAAATATTCGGAGACGTATTGCAATTAAGCAAGGACTAATTGATGACCCAACGGCCATAGTAAATATGTCAGCAATGTGGCTGATAATTCCAAACTGCCTCATTGGCATTGCAGAGGTTTTTAATGCAATAGGTCAAATTGAGTTCTACTTGTCCGAGTTTCCAAGAAGCATGTCCAGCATAGCGTCAACTCTGCAAGGTCTCGGGACTTGTGCTGGTAACTTGTTGGCAACCGcgatatttaattttgttgatCGTGTTTCTTCAGGTGAAGGGAAGCAGAGTTGGGTTTCAAGCAATATCAATAGAGGTCACTACGATTACTACTATGGTGTGCTTGCCGGTTTGTCTCTACTTAATCTTCTTTATTTTCTGTTGTGTAGTTGGGCTTATGGTCCTTATGAAGTCGACAGAATTGAGGTTCTGGATGAAGGGGTGGGCTAG
- the LOC108202835 gene encoding UDP-glycosyltransferase 83A1-like yields MGNPHVLAIPYPYQGHVLPLMQLSLKLIDHGVKITFVNTEFIHNRIMNAFSEENNVKELINLVSIPDGMEPWEDRNDIGKLSESILRVMPGELEQLVKDINQKDVNEITCIIADESLGWALEVAERLKIKRAAFWPASAAVMALKFSIPKLIQDGVVDNNDGTILRNEMYTLTEKMPVMNPKQFVWTCLGDSNTTKIMFKLIKHTNITVKLVDWIICNTSYELEPAALGLFPDILPIGPLLSGDRLGSSGYFWPSDVSCLAWLDQQPVQSVIYVAFGSFTIFDEKQFQELALGLESLNRPFLWVIRSDTIDKKPDMLLEKMKARIGQRGCIVSWAPQQAVLNHPAVACFLSHCGWNSTMEGVSNGVPFLCWPYFGDQFINQTYICDIWKVGLALDKDESGIITRGEIKNKAEKLLNDKNFKQRALIHQEMVITGAQESGCSNKNLSNFIQWIK; encoded by the exons ATGGGAAATCCACATGTTCTAGCTATACCATATCCATATCAAGGTCATGTACTCCCCCTAATGCAACTTTCCTTAAAATTAATCGACCATGGTGTCAAGATTACATTTGTAAATACAGAGTTCATTCACAACCGCATTATGAATGCATTTTCAGAGGAAAATAATGTAAAAGAGCTTATAAATTTGGTTTCCATTCCTGATGGAATGGAACCCTGGGAAGATAGGAATGACATTGGCAAGCTATCAGAAAGCATCCTACGAGTCATGCCCGGAGAGCTTGAGCAACTTGTTAAAGATATTAACCAGAAAGATGTCAATGAAATTACGTGCATTATTGCCGATGAAAGCTTGGGATGGGCACTGGAAGTTGCTGAGAGGTTGAAGATTAAAAGAGCTGCTTTCTGGCCTGCCTCAGCAGCAGTGATGGCCTTGAAATTTAGCATCCCAAAACTGATTCAGGATGGAGTTGTAGACAACAACGATG GAACAATCTTGAGAAACGAAATGTATACTTTAACTGAAAAAATGCCTGTCATGAACCCGAAACAATTTGTATGGACCTGCCTGGGTGACTCCAACACAACGAAAATTATGTTCAAACTTATAAAACACACTAATATAACTGTGAAGCTTGTGGACTGGATCATTTGCAACACATCCTATGAGCTAGAGCCTGCCGCTTTGGGCTTATTCCCAGATATATTGCCAATAGGCCCGCTTCTGTCAGGTGACCGACTTGGATCATCAGGCTACTTCTGGCCATCTGACGTGAGCTGTCTGGCATGGCTAGACCAACAGCCAGTCCAATCAGTTATATATGTCGCATTTGGTAGTTTCACAATTTTTGACGAAAAACAGTTCCAAGAACTGGCTCTAGGACTTGAGTCTCTCAACAGGCCTTTCTTGTGGGTTATCCGGTCTGATACGATTGACAAGAAGCCTGACATGTTACTGGAAAAAATGAAGGCACGAATAGGCCAGCGTGGGTGCATTGTGAGCTGGGCTCCTCAACAGGCCGTGCTTAATCATCCTGCAGTCGCCTGTTTCTTAAGTCATTGTGGTTGGAACTCTACGATGGAAGGTGTGAGCAATGGCGTGCCTTTCCTGTGCTGGCCTTACTTTGGCGATCAGTTCATCAATCAGACCTACATTTGTGATATATGGAAGGTTGGGCTGGCCCTTGATAAAGATGAAAGTGGGATCATCACTAGAGGAGAAATCAAGAATAAGGCGGAAAAGTTGTTAAATGACAAGAATTTCAAACAGAGGGCCTTGATCCATCAAGAAATGGTCATAACTGGCGCTCAAGAGAGCGGATGCTCCAACAAAAATTTGAGCAACTTCATTCAATGGATCAAGTAA
- the LOC108202837 gene encoding histone H3.2: protein MARTKQTARKSTGGKAPRKQLATKAARKSAPATGGVKKPHRFRPGTVALREIRKYQKSTELLIRKLPFQRLVREIAQDFKTDLRFQSSAVAALQEAAEAYLVGLFEDTNLCAIHAKRVTIMPKDIQLARRIRGERA from the coding sequence ATGGCTCGCACGAAGCAAACCGCGAGAAAATCGACCGGCGGCAAGGCGCCACGTAAGCAGCTGGCGACAAAAGCGGCGAGAAAATCGGCACCGGCGACCGGAGGAGTGAAGAAGCCGCACAGATTCAGGCCCGGAACCGTCGCGCTGCGAGAAATCAGGAAGTACCAGAAGAGCACGGAGCTGCTGATCCGGAAGCTCCCGTTCCAGAGGCTGGTGCGTGAAATAGCTCAGGATTTCAAGACGGATTTGAGGTTCCAGAGCAGCGCTGTGGCGGCGCTTCAGGAGGCTGCCGAGGCTTATTTGGTTGGGTTATTTGAGGATACTAATTTGTGCGCTATTCATGCCAAGAGGGTGACGATTATGCCTAAGGATATTCAGCTTGCGAGGAGGATCCGTGGTGAGAGGGCTTAG
- the LOC108200376 gene encoding UDP-glycosyltransferase 83A1-like — translation MEKPHILAIPYPFQGHVLPLMQLSLKLVEHGFKVTFVNTEAVHKRVVSAFSEEDNVEELINLVSVPDGLDPEEDRNDIAKLTQAMFRVMPGELEQLVRDINRADDKITCIIADETMGWALEFADRFKIKRAAFWPASAALLALKLSIPKLIQDGFVDNDGNVLRSEMFTLSTSMPVMNSKDFAWTSAGDSNAAKIMFRIFEGTNRTVKLAERIISNTSYELEPAALSLFPEILAIGPFLADNRLGKSSGSFWRADASCLAWLDQQPNQSVIYVAFGSFTIFDQKQFHELATGLEHTNRPFLWVVRTDMMDGKSEDFLKIFKVRIGQRGRIVGWAPQQAVLNHPAIGCFLSHCGWNSTIEGVSNGVPFLSWPYFADQFLNQTYICDVWKVGLALDKDETGIITRGEIENKVEKLLNDKTFKQRALIYQEMVISGAQESGCSNKNMSNFIQWIKY, via the exons ATGGAGAAGCCGCATATTCTAGCCATACCATATCCCTTCCAAGGCCATGTACTTCCCCTAATGCAGCTTTCTCTAAAACTAGTTGAACATGGTTTCAAGGTCACATTTGTGAACACCGAGGCTGTTCACAAGCGCGTTGTGAGTGCATTCTCTGAGGAAGACAATGTGGAAGAGCTTATAAATTTGGTTTCAGTCCCGGATGGACTGGATCCTGAGGAAGATAGGAATGATATAGCCAAGTTGACACAAGCTATGTTTCGAGTCATGCCTGGAGAGCTTGAGCAACTTGTCAGAGATATTAACCGCGCAGATGATAAAATTACCTGCATTATTGCGGATGAAACAATGGGATGGGCACTGGAATTTGCTGACAGATTCAAGATTAAAAGAGCTGCTTTCTGGCCTGCATCAGCTGCGCTGTTGGCCTTGAAATTAAGCATCCCGAAACTTATTCAAGATGGATTTGTAGATAATGATG GAAATGTATTAAGAAGTGAAATGTTTACTCTAAGCACATCAATGCCGGTCATGAACTCTAAAGACTTTGCTTGGACCTCTGCTGGTGACTCCAACGCAGCGAAAATCATGTTCAGAATTTTTGAAGGAACCAATAGAACTGTGAAGCTGGCTGAGAGGATTATTTCCAACACATCCTATGAGCTAGAGCCTGCTGCATTGAGCTTATTTCCAGAAATACTGGCAATAGGCCCTTTTCTTGCAGACAACCGGCTTGGAAAATCATCAGGCTCCTTCTGGAGGGCTGATGCAAGCTGCCTGGCATGGCTAGACCAGCAGCCAAACCAATCAGTCATATATGTGGCATTTGGTAGCTTCACAATTTTCGACCAAAAACAGTTCCACGAACTGGCTACTGGACTTGAGCATACCAACAGGCCATTCTTGTGGGTGGTCCGGACTGATATGATGGACGGAAAGTCTGaggattttttgaaaatatttaaggTCCGAATAGGGCAGCGGGGTAGAATAGTGGGCTGGGCTCCTCAACAGGCTGTTTTGAATCATCCTGCGATAGGTTGTTTCTTGAGTCATTGCGGTTGGAACTCTACAATAGAAGGTGTAAGCAATGGTGTGCCGTTCCTGAGCTGGCCTTACTTTGCCGATCAGTTTCTTAACCAAACCTACATTTGTGATGTATGGAAGGTTGGGCTTGCCCTTGATAAAGATGAAACCGGGATCATCACCAGAGGAGAAATCGAGAATAAGGTGGAAAAGTTGTTGAATGACAAGACTTTCAAACAGAGGGCTTTGATCTATCAAGAAATGGTTATAAGCGGCGCTCAAGAGAGCGGATGctctaacaaaaatatgagCAACTTCATTCAATGGATCAAGTATTGA
- the LOC108200377 gene encoding uncharacterized protein LOC108200377 translates to MKTLPLKSHFLNFSNPNNSTKLHLNPPSLVPTQTTSKLKTHQPNPTKHAKTTLEPTQKATHFAPKNQELLDGLSRSLVKATHFAPKNQELLDGLSRNLVLGTLSVGVVMLLMGIDEHSRALAWGPEGPLLEDFWDNMRRYGLYALTVSTGVLYAVFEPIVQLLKNPISAILIIVILGGGVFIVSQVVSAMIGVNEFSYEYSY, encoded by the coding sequence ATGAAGACCCTCCCTCTAAAATCTCATTTCCTCAACTTCTCAAACCCCAACAATTCAACCAAACTCCACTTAAACCCCCCCTCTCTAGTCCCAACTCAAACCACTTCCAAGCTCAAAACCCACCAACCAAACCCCACAAAACATGCAAAAACCACCTTAGAACCCACCCAAAAGGCCACACATTTTGCACCAAAAAATCAAGAACTCTTAGATGGGCTATCAAGAAGCTTGGTAAAGGCCACACATTTTGCACCAAAAAATCAAGAACTCTTAGATGGGCTATCAAGAAACTTGGTCCTAGGAACTCTCTCAGTTGGAGTGGTGATGTTGCTGATGGGAATCGATGAGCACAGCAGAGCTCTTGCATGGGGTCCAGAGGGGCCTTTGCTTGAGGATTTCTGGGATAACATGAGGAGATATGGACTCTATGCACTCACTGTAAGTACAGGAGTTCTGTATGCTGTTTTTGAGCCTATTGTGCAGTTGTTAAAGAACCCGATTTCTGCGATTCTGATCATAGTTATCCTTGGTGGAGGTGTTTTCATTGTTTCTCAGGTAGTTTCTGCTATGATTGGTGTTAATGAGTTCAGTTATGAATACAGTTACTAG